From Oceanicaulis alexandrii DSM 11625, one genomic window encodes:
- a CDS encoding enoyl-CoA hydratase-related protein, which translates to MTEYTSFKVTQDGPIARITLNRADKRNTMTPAFWAELPHAVGALSDAGETRVLILDAEGPVFTAGMDISVFTDPNALKTDSASMREAFMTAATALQDSFTAFEKARFPVIAAIQGPCVGGGVDMICAADMRYGTQDAWMRIEETNIGMFADVGTLQRLPGLIPEGVARELAYTGETLSAERAEKLGLYNEVLESPEALKAHVDAVAEKIASKAPLTISGVKRSFLYARDHTVADSLEHAMTLQASLWCPEDIMEAITARGEKREGQFQALTPVRRMGQS; encoded by the coding sequence ATGACCGAGTACACCAGTTTCAAAGTCACACAGGACGGGCCGATCGCCCGCATCACCCTGAACCGGGCGGACAAGCGCAACACCATGACGCCCGCCTTCTGGGCGGAACTGCCCCATGCTGTGGGCGCCCTGTCTGACGCAGGCGAAACCCGCGTGTTGATCCTGGACGCGGAAGGCCCGGTGTTCACCGCCGGCATGGATATCTCGGTCTTCACCGATCCCAATGCGCTGAAAACCGACTCAGCCTCGATGCGCGAAGCCTTCATGACCGCTGCGACAGCGCTGCAAGACAGCTTCACGGCGTTTGAAAAAGCGCGCTTTCCGGTGATCGCCGCCATTCAGGGCCCGTGCGTGGGCGGCGGCGTCGACATGATCTGCGCGGCGGACATGCGCTATGGCACGCAAGACGCCTGGATGCGGATTGAAGAGACCAATATCGGCATGTTCGCCGATGTGGGCACGCTGCAACGCCTGCCGGGCCTGATCCCCGAAGGCGTGGCGCGGGAGCTGGCCTATACCGGTGAAACCCTGAGCGCTGAGCGCGCTGAAAAGCTGGGGCTGTACAATGAAGTCCTTGAAAGCCCTGAAGCGCTGAAGGCCCATGTGGACGCAGTGGCTGAAAAAATCGCCAGCAAGGCGCCGCTGACGATCTCCGGCGTCAAACGCTCCTTCCTCTATGCGCGCGATCACACCGTGGCTGACAGCCTCGAGCACGCCATGACGCTTCAGGCCTCGCTCTGGTGTCCTGAAGACATCATGGAGGCGATCACCGCCCGTGGTGAAAAGCGTGAGGGTCAGTTCCAGGCTTTGACGCCGGTCAGGCGCATGGGGCAGTCTTAA
- a CDS encoding DUF5694 domain-containing protein, which produces MLATLSLALSLLSSPVQTEWIETDAAPIEVMVLGSYHFTGGGQDLHNAQVDDHLAPERQAEIEQVIEALAGFAPTKVMVELTPDYEDSFNAEYQAYLAGEHALTVNERQQLGMRLAARLGHERLYAIDWASGMDFEGMMTAADEAGQTRLLGEFGNFNAAMPDVMAHMESGSVAARLRASNGPFVHDSHGLYLTLAQMGSADAPIGVQEMSTWWTRNLAIFANAARHAEPGDRLLLIYGAGHKHLLEQFFEDAPGFRVVDPLDALPQ; this is translated from the coding sequence ATGCTTGCTACGCTTTCACTCGCCCTCTCCCTCCTCTCCTCCCCGGTTCAGACCGAATGGATTGAAACTGACGCCGCGCCCATCGAGGTGATGGTTCTGGGCAGTTATCACTTCACCGGCGGCGGTCAGGACCTGCACAACGCCCAGGTCGACGACCATCTGGCGCCTGAGCGCCAGGCCGAGATCGAGCAGGTGATCGAGGCGCTGGCCGGATTCGCGCCGACCAAGGTGATGGTCGAGCTCACCCCTGACTACGAAGACTCGTTCAACGCCGAATATCAGGCCTATCTGGCGGGCGAGCACGCTCTGACGGTCAACGAGCGCCAGCAACTGGGCATGCGTCTGGCCGCTCGACTGGGCCATGAACGCCTGTACGCCATTGATTGGGCGTCCGGTATGGATTTCGAGGGCATGATGACGGCGGCCGATGAGGCGGGCCAGACCCGGCTGCTGGGCGAATTCGGCAATTTCAACGCCGCCATGCCCGACGTGATGGCGCATATGGAGAGCGGCTCGGTCGCCGCGCGCTTGCGGGCGTCCAATGGTCCCTTCGTCCATGACTCCCACGGGCTTTACCTGACACTCGCGCAGATGGGCTCGGCGGACGCTCCCATCGGAGTTCAGGAAATGAGCACCTGGTGGACGCGCAATCTGGCGATCTTCGCCAACGCCGCCCGTCACGCCGAACCCGGCGATCGTCTCCTTCTGATCTACGGCGCTGGTCACAAGCATCTTCTGGAGCAATTCTTTGAAGATGCGCCCGGTTTCCGGGTGGTCGACCCGCTCGACGCGCTGCCGCAATAA
- a CDS encoding carboxyl transferase domain-containing protein, whose protein sequence is MTELHTQLDTSSDSFKANSQAMDALVAELREKTAEAAKGGNERAREKHLKRGKLLSRDRVQRLLDPGSPFLELSALAAHGMYEGDVHGAGMITGIGRVSGRECVIVCNDATVKGGTYYPMTVKKHLRAQEIARENRLPCIYLVDSGGANLPHQAEVFPDKEHFGRIFFNQANLSSEGIPQIAVVMGSCTAGGAYVPAMSDESVIVRKQGTIFLGGPPLVKAATGEVISAEDLGGADVHARESGVVDHYAADDDHALQIARRIVAGLNTVKPKQLFLEDPRDPRLDPKELGGVIPADTRQPFDVREVIARLVDGSEFDEFKKLYGETLVTGFARLHGMPVGIIANNGVLFSESALKGAHFIELCCQRKIPLLFLQNITGFMVGSKYEAGGIAKDGAKLVTAVSTAKVPKITVVIGGSYGAGNYGMCGRAFGPRFLFMWPNARISVMGGEQAASVLATVKRDGMELRGEEWSAEAEESFKQPIREKYEEEGSPYYSTARIWDDGVIEPQDTRRVVSLALSAALNAPVEDTKFGVFRM, encoded by the coding sequence ATGACCGAACTTCACACCCAGCTCGACACGTCCTCAGACAGCTTCAAGGCCAACTCACAGGCCATGGACGCGCTGGTCGCCGAGTTGCGGGAGAAGACCGCCGAAGCCGCCAAGGGCGGCAATGAGCGAGCGCGCGAAAAGCATCTCAAGCGCGGCAAGCTGTTGTCTCGTGATCGGGTGCAGCGCCTGCTCGATCCCGGCTCGCCCTTCCTGGAGCTGAGCGCACTGGCCGCGCACGGCATGTATGAGGGCGATGTGCACGGCGCGGGCATGATCACCGGCATTGGCCGGGTGTCGGGCCGCGAGTGCGTGATCGTGTGTAATGACGCCACCGTGAAGGGCGGCACCTACTATCCGATGACGGTGAAGAAGCATTTGCGGGCGCAGGAGATCGCGCGCGAAAACCGCCTGCCGTGCATCTATCTGGTGGATAGCGGCGGCGCGAACCTGCCTCATCAGGCGGAGGTGTTTCCCGACAAGGAGCATTTCGGCCGCATCTTCTTCAACCAGGCCAATCTGTCCTCTGAAGGCATCCCCCAGATCGCTGTCGTCATGGGCAGCTGCACCGCGGGCGGCGCCTATGTGCCCGCCATGTCGGATGAGAGCGTCATCGTGCGTAAACAGGGCACGATCTTCCTGGGCGGTCCGCCGCTGGTGAAGGCGGCGACGGGTGAGGTGATCTCGGCGGAAGATCTCGGCGGCGCCGACGTTCACGCGCGCGAAAGCGGCGTGGTGGATCATTACGCGGCGGATGATGACCATGCGCTGCAGATCGCGCGCCGTATCGTCGCCGGGCTCAACACCGTCAAACCCAAACAGCTTTTCCTGGAAGACCCGCGCGATCCGCGCCTTGACCCCAAAGAACTGGGCGGCGTCATTCCCGCCGACACCCGTCAGCCCTTTGACGTGCGCGAAGTGATCGCGCGCCTGGTGGACGGTTCTGAGTTTGACGAGTTCAAGAAGCTCTATGGCGAGACGCTGGTGACCGGGTTTGCCCGGCTTCACGGCATGCCTGTGGGCATCATCGCCAATAATGGCGTGTTGTTCTCTGAAAGCGCGCTGAAGGGCGCGCACTTCATCGAGCTGTGCTGCCAGCGCAAGATCCCGCTTCTGTTCCTGCAAAACATCACCGGCTTCATGGTCGGCTCCAAATACGAGGCGGGCGGCATCGCCAAGGACGGCGCCAAGCTCGTCACGGCTGTATCCACCGCGAAAGTGCCGAAAATCACCGTGGTGATTGGCGGCTCCTATGGCGCGGGAAATTACGGCATGTGCGGCCGGGCCTTCGGTCCGCGCTTCCTGTTCATGTGGCCCAATGCCCGCATCTCGGTGATGGGCGGCGAACAGGCCGCCAGCGTGCTCGCCACCGTCAAGCGCGACGGCATGGAGCTGCGCGGGGAAGAGTGGAGCGCTGAAGCCGAGGAAAGCTTCAAGCAGCCGATCCGTGAGAAGTACGAGGAAGAGGGCTCGCCCTATTACTCCACCGCCCGCATCTGGGATGACGGCGTGATCGAACCCCAGGACACCCGCCGCGTGGTTAGCCTGGCCCTGTCCGCCGCGCTCAACGCCCCGGTCGAGGACACGAAATTCGGCGTTTTCCGGATGTAG
- a CDS encoding type II toxin-antitoxin system ParD family antitoxin — MATMNVSLPDAMKAWVEAQTEDGRYSNASDYVRDLIRRDQDRHTKINHMQTLVTEALESGEGSRTLDELRAAALSQLNAAE, encoded by the coding sequence ATGGCGACGATGAATGTCTCTCTGCCTGATGCGATGAAGGCCTGGGTCGAAGCGCAAACCGAGGACGGGCGCTACAGCAACGCCAGTGATTATGTGCGCGACCTGATCCGTCGGGATCAGGACAGGCATACCAAGATTAATCACATGCAGACCCTGGTGACTGAAGCGCTGGAGAGCGGGGAGGGCTCACGCACTCTCGATGAGTTGCGCGCCGCAGCCTTGAGCCAATTGAACGCTGCCGAGTAA
- a CDS encoding type II toxin-antitoxin system RelE/ParE family toxin: protein MGYRLSRAAEDDIIALYLDGIRQFGTAQADRYLTELEQAFDFLAAHPFAARERTEIDPPVRCHAHGAHIVIYLVDPPAEVLILRLRHGREDWETAPF from the coding sequence ATGGGCTATCGGCTCAGCCGCGCCGCTGAAGACGACATCATCGCGCTGTATCTTGACGGCATTCGCCAGTTCGGGACTGCACAGGCTGATCGGTACCTGACTGAACTCGAACAGGCTTTTGATTTTCTGGCGGCCCATCCCTTCGCCGCCCGTGAAAGAACAGAGATCGACCCCCCTGTTAGGTGTCATGCGCATGGCGCTCACATCGTGATTTATCTTGTGGACCCGCCAGCAGAAGTCCTGATTTTGCGCCTTCGCCATGGTCGAGAGGATTGGGAAACTGCCCCCTTCTGA
- a CDS encoding SOUL family heme-binding protein: MRLFACLTGLVAALIASPAMAAEEPAYTLVERDGPIEIRDYAPQIIAEVVVEGDRRQASGRGFRPLAGYIFGDNQPREEIAMTAPVTSTRSGQEIAMTAPVTTEADAEGRWTVAFIMPPEWTMQTLPEPMNDDVSLREQPARRLAVYQFSGMMNDARAQRGREALDAYLQERGLEPLSAPTYASYDPPWIPGPFRRNEVWVEIAAS, from the coding sequence ATGCGTCTCTTCGCTTGCCTGACCGGGCTGGTTGCAGCGCTCATCGCGAGTCCCGCCATGGCCGCTGAAGAACCCGCCTATACGCTGGTGGAGCGCGATGGCCCCATAGAGATCCGCGACTACGCGCCCCAGATCATCGCTGAAGTGGTGGTCGAGGGCGATCGCCGGCAGGCGAGCGGCCGCGGCTTCCGTCCGTTGGCCGGGTATATCTTTGGCGATAACCAGCCGCGCGAAGAGATCGCGATGACCGCGCCGGTCACCTCCACCCGTTCGGGGCAGGAGATCGCCATGACGGCGCCGGTGACCACGGAAGCCGACGCGGAGGGGCGCTGGACAGTGGCTTTCATCATGCCGCCTGAATGGACCATGCAGACGCTTCCCGAGCCCATGAATGATGACGTCAGCCTGCGCGAACAACCGGCGCGGCGCCTGGCCGTCTATCAGTTTTCCGGCATGATGAACGACGCCCGCGCCCAAAGGGGCCGCGAGGCGCTGGACGCGTATCTGCAAGAGCGCGGCCTTGAGCCGCTCAGTGCGCCGACCTACGCGTCTTATGATCCGCCCTGGATACCGGGACCGTTCCGGCGCAACGAGGTCTGGGTGGAAATCGCCGCGAGTTAA
- a CDS encoding NAD(P)H-dependent oxidoreductase, producing the protein MIRKVCLLNAHPDPSPERFCSALTDAYEEAALETGCRVSRFNLGELELPALDRAEDFLTPPDLMLNPLRDAMRDADHVTMIFPLWLGGLPAKSRTVLEHLARGGFFLDQNKEGAGWPTQKMKGKSARLIVTMGMPGAAYKLLFGAHSLKGLESGMFKISGFGPVRHSVFGLVDSSPQRRERMLKAVRKLGRLAS; encoded by the coding sequence ATGATCCGCAAAGTCTGCCTTCTCAACGCCCACCCCGATCCGTCGCCGGAGCGCTTCTGTTCGGCGCTGACAGACGCCTATGAAGAGGCGGCGCTGGAAACGGGGTGCCGGGTTTCACGCTTCAATCTGGGCGAGCTGGAGTTGCCGGCGCTCGACCGGGCGGAGGATTTTCTGACCCCGCCAGACCTGATGCTCAACCCTCTGCGGGATGCAATGCGCGACGCGGATCATGTGACGATGATCTTCCCGCTCTGGCTGGGCGGCCTGCCGGCCAAGTCGCGTACGGTGCTGGAGCATCTTGCTCGCGGCGGCTTCTTTCTCGATCAGAACAAGGAAGGCGCCGGCTGGCCGACCCAGAAGATGAAAGGCAAGTCCGCGCGCCTGATCGTGACCATGGGCATGCCCGGAGCGGCCTATAAGCTTTTATTCGGCGCTCACTCGCTAAAGGGGCTGGAATCCGGCATGTTCAAGATCTCGGGATTCGGACCCGTCCGTCACAGTGTCTTCGGTCTGGTCGACTCCAGCCCGCAAAGACGTGAGCGCATGCTCAAAGCCGTGCGCAAGCTGGGCAGACTGGCGTCCTGA
- a CDS encoding enoyl-CoA hydratase-related protein produces the protein MAAENEVLLDVTPGGAAIVTLNRPDKHNAFNADIIARLSDIFETLRANTDEVRVVFLRGAGKSFSAGADLEWMKAAADWTHDDNQADALNLARMLKRLYDLPQTTIALVQGAAMGGGAGLMAACDVAVAVKDAKIRFSEVRLGLTPATISPFVVRAIGPRYARALFATGEGFDGEYAHKMGLAQYVVESADELDDMMEYLGKLAFQTAPGAVRDAKDLVDMVAGHEINDDLLRKTAHQIADRRVSEEGREGLAAFLEKRKPFWAD, from the coding sequence ATGGCTGCTGAAAATGAAGTTCTGCTCGATGTGACCCCAGGCGGCGCGGCTATCGTGACGCTGAACCGTCCTGACAAGCACAATGCGTTCAACGCTGACATCATCGCCCGCCTGTCCGACATCTTTGAAACCTTGCGCGCCAACACCGATGAAGTGCGCGTGGTGTTCCTGCGCGGCGCGGGCAAGAGCTTTTCCGCCGGCGCGGATCTGGAATGGATGAAGGCCGCGGCCGACTGGACCCATGACGACAATCAGGCCGATGCGCTGAACCTCGCGCGGATGCTCAAGCGCCTCTACGATCTGCCCCAAACCACCATTGCGCTGGTGCAGGGCGCGGCCATGGGCGGCGGCGCCGGCCTGATGGCGGCGTGTGATGTGGCCGTGGCGGTGAAAGACGCCAAGATCCGCTTCTCTGAAGTCCGCCTGGGGCTGACGCCCGCCACGATCTCTCCGTTTGTGGTGCGCGCCATCGGTCCGCGCTATGCGCGCGCCCTTTTTGCGACCGGCGAAGGCTTTGACGGCGAATACGCGCACAAGATGGGCCTCGCCCAGTATGTGGTCGAAAGCGCGGACGAGCTTGACGACATGATGGAATACCTGGGCAAGCTGGCCTTCCAGACCGCGCCGGGCGCGGTGCGCGACGCCAAGGACCTGGTGGACATGGTCGCCGGTCACGAGATCAACGACGATCTTCTGCGCAAGACCGCCCATCAGATCGCCGATCGCCGGGTGAGCGAGGAAGGCCGCGAAGGCCTCGCCGCCTTCCTCGAAAAGCGCAAACCCTTCTGGGCGGACTGA
- a CDS encoding DUF817 domain-containing protein: MSLRELEAWFHREREALRARWVRGPWSLAAFEFLSFGIKQGWACLFGGLMLALILGVYLFYPDSAPLHRFDVITLGAVAIQLGMIAFRLESWAEVRIIAVFHVVGTAMEVFKVHAGSWVYPGADQALFAIWGVPLFSGFMYASVGSYMTRVWRIFDFRFDRFPPVWAQAVLALAIYINFFSHHYVIDVRWALFAASALIYGPCVIWFRPDRKHRFMPLLLGLVLVALFIWFAENIGTYARAWSYPGQEHQWTMVSLAKLGSWFLLMQISFVLVVLTRGAERPDKQS; the protein is encoded by the coding sequence TTGAGCCTGCGTGAGCTTGAAGCCTGGTTTCACCGTGAGCGGGAGGCCTTGCGCGCCCGCTGGGTGAGGGGGCCATGGTCGCTCGCCGCCTTTGAGTTTCTCAGCTTCGGGATCAAGCAGGGCTGGGCCTGCCTGTTTGGCGGTCTCATGCTGGCGCTCATCCTTGGCGTCTATCTGTTTTACCCTGATAGCGCGCCGCTGCACCGGTTTGACGTCATCACGCTGGGCGCGGTGGCCATCCAGCTGGGCATGATTGCGTTTCGTCTCGAAAGCTGGGCGGAAGTGCGCATCATCGCGGTCTTTCACGTCGTCGGCACCGCGATGGAAGTCTTCAAGGTGCATGCGGGCTCCTGGGTCTATCCCGGGGCGGATCAGGCTTTGTTCGCCATCTGGGGCGTGCCGTTGTTTTCGGGCTTCATGTACGCCAGCGTCGGCAGCTACATGACCCGGGTCTGGCGCATTTTCGATTTCCGCTTTGACCGGTTCCCGCCCGTCTGGGCGCAGGCGGTGCTGGCGCTCGCCATCTACATCAACTTCTTCAGCCATCATTACGTGATCGATGTACGCTGGGCGCTGTTCGCCGCCAGCGCGCTGATCTACGGGCCGTGCGTGATCTGGTTCCGGCCGGACCGAAAGCATCGGTTCATGCCGTTATTGCTGGGGCTGGTGCTGGTGGCGCTGTTTATCTGGTTCGCCGAGAATATCGGCACCTATGCGCGCGCCTGGAGCTATCCGGGCCAGGAGCATCAGTGGACAATGGTGTCGCTGGCCAAGCTGGGCAGCTGGTTCTTGTTGATGCAAATCAGCTTTGTTCTGGTGGTGCTGACCCGGGGCGCCGAACGTCCTGATAAACAGAGCTAA
- a CDS encoding acetyl/propionyl/methylcrotonyl-CoA carboxylase subunit alpha, translating to MMKKLLIANRGEIACRVMRTAHKLGVATVAVYSEADADAPHVRLADEAVLLGPAPARESYLKADLILAAAKKTGADAIHPGYGFLSENADFARACAKAGVTFVGPSPEAIEAMGLKDRAKALMEKAGVPVTPGYHGAEQDPDHLKAQADQIGYPVLIKAVAGGGGKGMRKVEASDAFLEALESCKREAASSFGDDRVLIEKFISSPRHIEVQVFGDSRGRVVHFFERDCSLQRRHQKVIEEAPAPGMTPNVRAAMCSAAVRAAQAVDYVGAGTVEFIVDGSGPLREDGFYFMEMNTRLQVEHPVTEAVTGTDLVELQLRVASGGSVPEQDQIHLKGWAMEARLYAEDPATGFLPSIGPLDYLDLPDTDLANGVRTDSGVRQGGEVSLHYDPMIAKLITFADTREDAIDRLVDVLDTQVRVYPVKTNAGFLRRALTHADFRAGEVDTRFIDARLEELAPKSPPAFSYIAAALSLTDGAGAFTSNTDPWAVADGFRANSDAVIELGFQADETRLPVSLSPEGGRVTAQLGEQRHGLSDLCLTDKQVHARLDGRTVSARVETRHRGVLVATQGETHLISLFNPAALADALEAGGAVKAPMPGKVLSVPVKAGDSVKKGQTLAVLEAMKMEHALSAPRDGVVESVDAAEGDQVGDGAILVTLTDE from the coding sequence ATGATGAAAAAGCTTCTGATCGCCAATCGGGGCGAAATCGCCTGCCGCGTGATGCGCACCGCACACAAGCTGGGCGTCGCCACTGTCGCGGTCTATTCCGAAGCCGATGCGGACGCGCCCCATGTGCGTCTGGCCGACGAAGCGGTCCTTTTGGGGCCTGCGCCGGCGCGGGAGAGCTATCTGAAAGCAGACCTGATTCTCGCCGCCGCAAAAAAGACGGGCGCTGACGCGATTCATCCCGGCTATGGCTTTCTGTCTGAGAACGCTGACTTCGCCCGTGCCTGCGCCAAGGCGGGCGTGACCTTTGTGGGGCCGTCTCCGGAAGCCATCGAAGCGATGGGTCTGAAAGACCGCGCCAAGGCGCTGATGGAGAAGGCGGGCGTGCCAGTGACGCCGGGCTATCACGGCGCGGAGCAGGACCCCGACCATCTCAAGGCCCAGGCCGATCAGATCGGCTATCCGGTGCTGATCAAGGCGGTCGCCGGCGGCGGCGGCAAGGGCATGCGCAAAGTGGAGGCGTCGGACGCTTTCCTGGAAGCGCTGGAAAGCTGCAAACGCGAAGCGGCCTCGAGTTTTGGCGATGACCGGGTGCTGATCGAGAAATTCATCTCCAGCCCGCGCCATATCGAGGTGCAGGTGTTCGGCGATTCTCGCGGACGGGTGGTGCATTTCTTCGAGCGCGATTGCTCGCTGCAGCGCCGTCACCAGAAAGTCATCGAGGAAGCCCCTGCGCCGGGCATGACGCCGAATGTGCGTGCGGCCATGTGTTCGGCCGCGGTGCGCGCGGCTCAGGCTGTGGATTATGTCGGCGCCGGCACGGTGGAGTTCATCGTCGACGGCTCCGGTCCGCTGCGCGAAGACGGGTTCTACTTCATGGAGATGAACACCCGTCTTCAGGTCGAACACCCGGTGACCGAAGCCGTGACCGGCACCGACCTGGTGGAGCTGCAATTGCGCGTCGCGTCAGGCGGCTCAGTGCCGGAACAGGACCAGATCCATCTCAAGGGCTGGGCGATGGAGGCGCGGCTCTACGCCGAAGATCCCGCCACCGGTTTCCTGCCCTCCATCGGGCCGCTGGACTATCTTGATCTGCCTGACACCGATCTCGCCAATGGCGTGCGCACCGATTCCGGCGTGCGTCAGGGCGGCGAAGTCTCGCTGCATTATGATCCGATGATCGCCAAGCTGATCACCTTCGCCGACACGCGCGAGGACGCGATCGACCGTCTGGTGGATGTGCTGGATACGCAAGTGCGCGTCTATCCGGTCAAGACCAATGCCGGCTTCCTGCGCCGGGCCCTGACCCATGCCGATTTCCGCGCCGGCGAGGTGGATACCCGCTTCATCGACGCGAGACTGGAAGAGCTGGCCCCCAAATCGCCGCCGGCGTTCAGCTATATCGCCGCCGCTTTGAGCCTGACGGACGGGGCGGGCGCATTCACCTCGAACACGGACCCCTGGGCTGTCGCGGACGGTTTCCGCGCCAACTCGGACGCCGTCATCGAGCTGGGGTTTCAGGCTGATGAAACACGTCTGCCTGTTTCGCTGTCGCCTGAGGGGGGCAGGGTGACCGCTCAGCTGGGCGAACAGCGCCATGGGCTGTCTGATCTGTGCCTGACCGATAAGCAGGTGCACGCCCGGTTGGATGGCCGGACTGTTTCGGCGCGCGTCGAGACGCGCCATCGCGGCGTGCTTGTGGCCACTCAGGGTGAAACGCATCTGATCAGCCTGTTCAACCCGGCGGCTCTGGCGGATGCGCTGGAGGCGGGCGGCGCGGTCAAGGCGCCCATGCCCGGCAAGGTCTTGTCTGTGCCGGTCAAAGCCGGAGACTCTGTCAAAAAGGGGCAAACCCTGGCCGTGCTGGAAGCGATGAAGATGGAGCACGCTCTGTCTGCGCCGCGCGATGGCGTGGTGGAAAGCGTGGACGCCGCAGAGGGCGATCAGGTCGGCGATGGCGCGATCCTGGTGACTCTCACGGACGAATAA